One segment of Castanea sativa cultivar Marrone di Chiusa Pesio chromosome 3, ASM4071231v1 DNA contains the following:
- the LOC142626912 gene encoding peroxisome biogenesis protein 22-like isoform X2 has product MGESSSSSSSLSLTQQIGVAPLIKRLSKHLTRKFAKIFFILSNHKIAGSLGALAGFVIASVFAWKFVRATAGQRRRRKQTSDAAVEATKAVLGKMAKNKFNGARKMTCQLLGVILEESSPEELQHHATLRPSVVEVLLEISRFCDIYLIEKIVDDESGERVLLALENSGLFKSGGLMKDKVLFCSTDNGRLSFVRQLEPDWHVDTNPDTLSQLAGDSEVYVHEHKI; this is encoded by the exons ATGGGcgaatcatcatcatcatcatcatcgctATCGCTGACACAGCAAATAGGAGTAGCGCCCCTTATCAAGAGACTCTCCAAGCACTTGACTCGCAAATTTGCTAAAATCTTTTTCATCCTTTCCAATCACAAG ATTGCTGGATCTCTTGGGGCCTTGGCAGGTTTTGTTATTGCTTCAGTTTTTGCTTGGAAGTTCGTGAGAGCCACTGCCGGGCAAAGAAGGCGACGGAAACAAACGAGTGATGCTGCTGTTGAAGCAACAAAG GCAGTGCTTGGAAAAATGGCGAAAAACAAATTTAATGGCGCTCGGAAG ATGACTTGTCAGTTGCTTGGTGTAATTCTTGAAGAGAGCAGTCCTGAGGAACTTCAG CATCATGCCACTTTAAGGCCATCAGTTGTGGAAGTGCTTTTGGAAATCAGTAGATTCTGTGACATCTAtcttattgaaaaaattgttgatgaTGAAAGTGGG GAAAGGGTTCTATTAGCTCTGGAAAACAGTGGTCTTTTTAAAAGTGGAGGCCTGATGAAAGACAAG GTACTATTCTGTAGCACAGACAATGGAAGACTGTCTTTCGTGCGGCAGTTGGAGCCAGATTGGCATGTTGACACAAATCCTGATACTCTATCTCAGCTAGCT
- the LOC142626912 gene encoding peroxisome biogenesis protein 22-like isoform X1: MGESSSSSSSLSLTQQIGVAPLIKRLSKHLTRKFAKIFFILSNHKIAGSLGALAGFVIASVFAWKFVRATAGQRRRRKQTSDAAVEATKAVLGKMAKNKFNGARKMTCQLLGVILEESSPEELQHHATLRPSVVEVLLEISRFCDIYLIEKIVDDESGERVLLALENSGLFKSGGLMKDKVLFCSTDNGRLSFVRQLEPDWHVDTNPDTLSQLAKFIRFQLYISPSRSSSTSESNIFNSKSLESFFNEESL; encoded by the exons ATGGGcgaatcatcatcatcatcatcatcgctATCGCTGACACAGCAAATAGGAGTAGCGCCCCTTATCAAGAGACTCTCCAAGCACTTGACTCGCAAATTTGCTAAAATCTTTTTCATCCTTTCCAATCACAAG ATTGCTGGATCTCTTGGGGCCTTGGCAGGTTTTGTTATTGCTTCAGTTTTTGCTTGGAAGTTCGTGAGAGCCACTGCCGGGCAAAGAAGGCGACGGAAACAAACGAGTGATGCTGCTGTTGAAGCAACAAAG GCAGTGCTTGGAAAAATGGCGAAAAACAAATTTAATGGCGCTCGGAAG ATGACTTGTCAGTTGCTTGGTGTAATTCTTGAAGAGAGCAGTCCTGAGGAACTTCAG CATCATGCCACTTTAAGGCCATCAGTTGTGGAAGTGCTTTTGGAAATCAGTAGATTCTGTGACATCTAtcttattgaaaaaattgttgatgaTGAAAGTGGG GAAAGGGTTCTATTAGCTCTGGAAAACAGTGGTCTTTTTAAAAGTGGAGGCCTGATGAAAGACAAG GTACTATTCTGTAGCACAGACAATGGAAGACTGTCTTTCGTGCGGCAGTTGGAGCCAGATTGGCATGTTGACACAAATCCTGATACTCTATCTCAGCTAGCT AAATTCATTAGATTCCAATTGTACATCTCGCCCTCCAGATCAAGTTCTACATCTGAGTCAAACATCTTTAACTCAAAAAGTTTGGAGTCTTTTTTCAATGAAGAAAGTCTGTAG
- the LOC142626912 gene encoding peroxisome biogenesis protein 22-like isoform X3 yields MGESSSSSSSLSLTQQIGVAPLIKRLSKHLTRKFAKIFFILSNHKIAGSLGALAGFVIASVFAWKFVRATAGQRRRRKQTSDAAVEATKAVLGKMAKNKFNGARKMTCQLLGVILEESSPEELQHHATLRPSVVEVLLEISRFCDIYLIEKIVDDESGERVLLALENSGLFKSGGLMKDKVLFCSTDNGRLSFVRQLEPDWHVDTNPDTLSQLARR; encoded by the exons ATGGGcgaatcatcatcatcatcatcatcgctATCGCTGACACAGCAAATAGGAGTAGCGCCCCTTATCAAGAGACTCTCCAAGCACTTGACTCGCAAATTTGCTAAAATCTTTTTCATCCTTTCCAATCACAAG ATTGCTGGATCTCTTGGGGCCTTGGCAGGTTTTGTTATTGCTTCAGTTTTTGCTTGGAAGTTCGTGAGAGCCACTGCCGGGCAAAGAAGGCGACGGAAACAAACGAGTGATGCTGCTGTTGAAGCAACAAAG GCAGTGCTTGGAAAAATGGCGAAAAACAAATTTAATGGCGCTCGGAAG ATGACTTGTCAGTTGCTTGGTGTAATTCTTGAAGAGAGCAGTCCTGAGGAACTTCAG CATCATGCCACTTTAAGGCCATCAGTTGTGGAAGTGCTTTTGGAAATCAGTAGATTCTGTGACATCTAtcttattgaaaaaattgttgatgaTGAAAGTGGG GAAAGGGTTCTATTAGCTCTGGAAAACAGTGGTCTTTTTAAAAGTGGAGGCCTGATGAAAGACAAG GTACTATTCTGTAGCACAGACAATGGAAGACTGTCTTTCGTGCGGCAGTTGGAGCCAGATTGGCATGTTGACACAAATCCTGATACTCTATCTCAGCTAGCT